From the Kitasatospora viridis genome, one window contains:
- the mtnA gene encoding S-methyl-5-thioribose-1-phosphate isomerase yields the protein MSASALPAALDWEDGVVVAIDQRALPGALRLLRLETVDQLIDAITSLAVRGAPTLGLAGAYGVALAAHTHDLGTPAGEAALRADAARIAEARPTAVNLAWGVRRALSRLAAGPQGVLAEARVMVAEDAAANRAAAGRAADLVAELAPGRKLRLLTHCNTGRLATAAEGTAIGTILELARRGLVEEVLVDETRPLLQGARLTAWELGAAGVPYRLCVDSAAAAAMDRSMVDCVLVGADRIAVNGDTANKIGTYGLAVAAARHRIPVVVVAPESTWDHELPDGSGIVVEERDAAEVTGFGGTRVAPSDAKAFNPAFDVTPAELITALVSERRTVRPRFGVTEPTSAEIAALLTEFPDYPKPGVVFRDLAGLYAEPGMLSRLATRVADRFAGEFDRILAIESRGFVLGAALATLTGLPLTLARKPGKLPGAVHQAEYQLEYGSDRIEVQEGAVCPGERVLCVDDVLATGGTLQAAGRLVELSDAKVAGLATIVALTGLGGRERLAGHPVLALCEVPA from the coding sequence ATGAGCGCGTCCGCGCTGCCCGCCGCCCTCGACTGGGAGGACGGGGTCGTCGTCGCCATCGACCAGCGGGCGCTGCCCGGGGCGCTGCGGCTGCTGCGGCTCGAGACGGTCGACCAGCTCATCGACGCGATCACCAGCCTGGCGGTGCGCGGCGCGCCCACCCTGGGGCTCGCCGGCGCCTACGGCGTCGCCCTCGCCGCGCACACTCACGACCTCGGGACCCCCGCCGGCGAGGCCGCGCTGCGGGCCGACGCGGCCAGGATCGCCGAGGCCCGGCCCACCGCGGTCAACCTGGCCTGGGGCGTGCGCCGCGCGCTGAGCCGGCTGGCGGCCGGGCCGCAGGGCGTGCTCGCCGAGGCCCGGGTCATGGTCGCGGAGGACGCCGCGGCCAACCGGGCCGCGGCCGGCCGGGCGGCCGACCTGGTGGCTGAGCTGGCGCCGGGCCGGAAGCTGCGCCTCCTGACGCACTGCAACACCGGACGGCTGGCCACCGCCGCGGAGGGCACCGCCATCGGCACCATCCTCGAACTGGCCCGCCGCGGGCTGGTCGAGGAGGTGCTCGTCGACGAGACCCGCCCGCTGCTGCAGGGGGCGCGGTTGACGGCGTGGGAACTGGGCGCGGCCGGCGTGCCCTACCGGCTCTGCGTCGACTCCGCCGCCGCCGCGGCCATGGACCGGTCGATGGTGGACTGCGTGCTGGTCGGGGCCGACCGGATCGCGGTCAACGGCGACACCGCCAACAAGATCGGCACCTACGGCCTCGCGGTGGCCGCCGCCCGGCACCGGATCCCCGTGGTCGTGGTGGCCCCCGAATCGACGTGGGACCACGAACTCCCCGACGGCTCCGGCATCGTGGTCGAGGAGCGGGATGCCGCCGAGGTCACCGGCTTCGGTGGCACCCGGGTGGCACCGTCCGACGCCAAGGCCTTCAACCCCGCCTTCGACGTCACCCCGGCCGAGCTGATCACCGCGCTCGTCTCCGAACGGCGCACCGTGCGCCCCCGGTTCGGGGTGACCGAGCCGACCAGCGCCGAAATCGCGGCGCTGCTCACCGAGTTCCCCGACTACCCGAAGCCGGGGGTGGTCTTCCGCGACCTGGCCGGGCTCTACGCCGAGCCGGGGATGCTGTCCCGGCTGGCCACCCGGGTGGCGGACCGCTTCGCCGGGGAGTTCGACCGGATCCTCGCCATCGAGTCCCGCGGCTTCGTGCTGGGCGCCGCGCTGGCCACCCTGACCGGCCTGCCGCTGACCCTGGCCCGCAAGCCCGGCAAGCTCCCCGGCGCCGTCCACCAGGCCGAGTACCAGCTGGAGTACGGCAGCGACCGGATCGAGGTGCAGGAGGGTGCGGTGTGCCCCGGCGAGCGGGTGCTGTGCGTCGACGACGTCCTCGCCACCGGGGGCACGCTGCAGGCCGCGGGCCGACTGGTCGAGCTGAGCGACGCCAAGGTGGCCGGGCTCGCCACGATCGTCGCCCTGACCGGGCTCGGCGGCCGGGAGCGGCTCGCCGGCCATCCCGTCCTGGCGCTGTGCGAGGTGCCGGCATGA